From the Candidatus Krumholzibacteriota bacterium genome, one window contains:
- a CDS encoding septum formation initiator family protein yields MKGFWGNENKYLRIRYSQINISFKMTIILLGVAGALIIMVFTVSDVGFINLWKAQKKLDRMKNEIEILEKETTLLEQKVGDLKNDPFALEKIAREKYGYIKPGDKVFKIKMIPERNNSALPSSFLDIRGKK; encoded by the coding sequence ATGAAGGGTTTCTGGGGAAATGAAAACAAATACTTAAGGATACGCTACAGCCAAATAAATATATCCTTCAAAATGACGATAATCCTCCTTGGCGTAGCGGGAGCTCTCATAATTATGGTCTTCACCGTAAGTGATGTCGGTTTTATCAATCTCTGGAAAGCTCAGAAAAAACTAGACAGAATGAAAAACGAAATAGAGATCCTCGAAAAGGAAACGACACTTCTCGAACAGAAAGTCGGAGACCTCAAAAACGATCCTTTCGCGCTTGAAAAGATCGCCCGCGAAAAATACGGATATATAAAGCCCGGCGACAAAGTGTTTAAGATAAAAATGATACCCGAGAGAAATAATAGTGCTCTTCCGTCGAGTTTTCTTGACATCAGAGGCAAGAAATAA
- a CDS encoding outer membrane beta-barrel protein produces MNEYFKIAGIVVFISLLLSAPALSDTGVRLNVGLSHISYGDYNDFIDIANEDLAVYNVELENLNWVPEVQGEIMYSPFPMITAGFGAGIIYGSADLSTDILGEYKHDVRVYPITVTAYFKPSLPLMPIKPYIYAGAGMYYSKLTFSVNIDQVSSGWESTDLTKTGFGLHGGAGLEFSIMPLLSLQIGVQGRWADIKGFEGTGTDLDGNETDVFLISDDEVEIPVGGGGTVTGPAYGPWSKNDKDEYDEGSLDLSGYGFIVGLKLSF; encoded by the coding sequence ATGAACGAATATTTCAAGATTGCGGGAATTGTAGTTTTTATCAGTTTGCTGCTGAGCGCTCCGGCACTTTCAGATACCGGCGTCAGGTTGAATGTCGGCTTGAGCCATATCTCTTACGGGGATTATAATGATTTTATAGATATTGCTAACGAAGACCTGGCAGTCTATAACGTTGAATTGGAAAATCTGAACTGGGTTCCTGAAGTTCAGGGAGAGATTATGTATTCCCCGTTTCCAATGATAACGGCCGGGTTCGGAGCTGGAATTATATACGGCAGTGCCGACCTGTCTACAGACATTCTCGGAGAATATAAACATGATGTAAGGGTGTACCCGATAACGGTTACCGCCTATTTCAAGCCCTCCCTTCCATTGATGCCCATAAAACCCTATATATACGCGGGAGCGGGGATGTATTACTCAAAGCTCACCTTTTCTGTAAATATAGATCAGGTAAGCTCAGGATGGGAGAGCACGGATCTTACTAAAACGGGGTTTGGCCTGCATGGAGGCGCGGGGCTTGAATTTTCGATTATGCCTCTGTTGTCTCTCCAGATAGGAGTTCAGGGAAGATGGGCTGATATTAAGGGGTTTGAAGGAACAGGCACTGATCTGGATGGGAATGAAACGGATGTTTTTCTTATCTCTGACGATGAAGTCGAAATTCCCGTTGGCGGCGGCGGTACAGTTACCGGTCCTGCTTATGGACCGTGGAGTAAAAATGACAAAGACGAATACGATGAGGGTTCTCTCGATCTCTCGGGATACGGATTCATTGTAGGATTGAAGCTTTCATTCTAG
- a CDS encoding PDZ domain-containing protein, giving the protein MSFSKRIFVSAAVFMLIASFWPKHSASKEARLLRYPHIMGDKVVFVYAGDIWTVSAEGGRARRVTSFAEGLELFPKISPDGSTIAFSGEYAGTRQVYTIPYEGGMPERLTFYPDVGRMPPRGGYDYMILDWTQDGRILARCNRTPFGKRVGKYYIIDPEKPGLREALQIPEGGPATLSPDGKRIAYDIKSREFRTWKRYTAGRAQDVFIYDLEENKTQKITEFTGTDNFPMWIGNSIYFTSDRKRTLNLFKYDIASEEIKQVTRYDKFDLLWPSRGRDRIIFEKGGYLFYYDTKLDKTEKIEITLGSDKPMVRPVYKNVKENIESFTVSPSGARAAFGARGEIFTLPEKHGVTRNITRTEGIRERNVEWSPDGKYLLYLSEESGDYEIWIRPKDVDGSPRKLTEESDSWIIGPKWSPDSKKIVYTDKKNRLWVLDVESGKRKEADKCRYAGISNYSFSPDSRWLCYTRVSETFMSSIWVYSLSSNKAMKLTGDFSNDREPVFSLDGKYLYFISQRDFIYPDKEWEDRLYVGTLSEETPSPLTPLNDEEKVEKDDDDKEKEKEEIKIESIDAEGFAGRVVALPLEHKHYSSLAAVKGGLVFIYTDETGAKELKKFELKTRETKTVMEDVTAYEIAAGGEKFIYRAEKTFGIAELAPDQSKNAGALDFKGMEMRIDPAEEWKQIYTDAWRIMRDWFYDPDMHKVDWKKMHDKYEVLLPHVAARVDLDYILGELIGELNAGHCYVYSGDMPVVDRVPVGLLGCEFKPDGDHYRIDKIYKGANWLDSERSPLTEPGLNVKEGSYLIEIDGREVTTAESPYKYLENKVGVQVKLKINNRPSAKGAREITVVPVASELKLLYRKWVAENRALVDELSDGRIGYMHIPNTHYDGYKSFYKNFQPLMNKEALIIDERYNGGGHSPYNMVEIMKRKVYSYWARRNTSLTPLPFPVNEGPKAMLINGLSSSGGDAFPAYFREAGLGPLIGETTWGGLIGYGYSPHFIDGGSFAVPGFAFVNNRGQWDVEGVGLSPDEGFEVFDDPALIQAGREPMIERAVEYLLKKLEEKPRGEIKKPEGPDRS; this is encoded by the coding sequence ATGAGTTTTTCTAAGAGAATCTTCGTTTCAGCCGCCGTTTTTATGCTTATTGCTTCTTTCTGGCCGAAGCATTCGGCGAGCAAAGAGGCGCGGCTGCTTCGTTACCCGCATATAATGGGCGACAAAGTTGTTTTCGTCTATGCCGGAGATATATGGACTGTGTCTGCCGAAGGCGGCAGAGCGAGGAGAGTAACCTCGTTTGCCGAAGGGCTTGAGCTTTTCCCGAAAATATCCCCCGATGGAAGCACGATAGCCTTTTCAGGGGAATACGCGGGCACAAGGCAGGTTTATACGATCCCTTACGAGGGCGGAATGCCGGAGAGACTTACATTTTACCCCGATGTCGGCCGTATGCCGCCCAGGGGGGGATATGATTATATGATTCTCGACTGGACTCAGGATGGACGGATACTTGCAAGATGCAACCGTACCCCGTTCGGAAAGAGGGTTGGTAAGTACTATATTATAGATCCGGAGAAGCCCGGTCTTAGGGAGGCTCTCCAGATACCTGAGGGTGGTCCCGCGACACTTTCTCCCGACGGTAAAAGAATCGCGTATGACATAAAATCGCGTGAATTCCGTACATGGAAGAGATACACGGCGGGAAGAGCGCAGGATGTATTTATATACGATCTTGAAGAAAACAAGACACAGAAGATAACTGAGTTTACCGGAACTGACAATTTTCCAATGTGGATTGGAAACAGCATCTACTTTACATCAGATCGCAAGAGAACTCTGAATCTGTTTAAATATGATATTGCCTCTGAAGAGATAAAGCAGGTTACAAGGTATGATAAATTTGATCTCCTGTGGCCCAGCAGGGGAAGGGACAGAATAATCTTCGAAAAGGGCGGCTATCTCTTTTATTACGACACAAAACTTGATAAAACGGAAAAGATAGAGATTACTCTCGGGAGTGACAAACCGATGGTAAGGCCGGTTTATAAAAATGTGAAAGAGAACATAGAGAGTTTCACTGTTTCACCTTCCGGAGCGAGAGCTGCTTTCGGCGCCAGGGGGGAAATATTCACTCTTCCTGAAAAGCACGGAGTAACCAGAAACATAACCCGAACCGAAGGGATAAGAGAGAGGAATGTCGAGTGGTCTCCCGATGGAAAATATCTTCTCTATCTCTCTGAGGAGAGCGGCGATTATGAGATTTGGATAAGGCCCAAGGACGTTGACGGAAGCCCCAGGAAGCTAACAGAGGAGAGTGATTCGTGGATTATAGGACCGAAATGGTCTCCCGACAGCAAAAAGATCGTCTACACGGACAAGAAGAACAGACTCTGGGTTCTTGACGTCGAAAGTGGAAAAAGAAAAGAGGCCGATAAATGCCGTTATGCCGGAATCAGCAATTATTCATTTTCACCTGACAGCAGATGGCTGTGTTATACAAGGGTGTCTGAAACCTTTATGTCATCGATCTGGGTATATTCACTTTCTTCAAATAAAGCGATGAAGCTGACGGGGGATTTCTCGAACGACAGAGAGCCGGTCTTTTCGCTTGACGGCAAGTATTTATATTTTATTTCACAGAGGGATTTTATTTATCCCGACAAGGAGTGGGAGGACAGACTTTATGTCGGCACGTTGTCTGAAGAGACTCCGTCGCCTCTTACTCCCCTGAACGATGAAGAAAAAGTTGAAAAAGATGATGATGATAAGGAAAAGGAAAAAGAGGAAATTAAGATTGAATCTATCGACGCGGAGGGATTTGCCGGCCGTGTTGTCGCGCTTCCCTTAGAGCACAAGCACTATAGTAGTCTTGCGGCCGTAAAAGGCGGGCTTGTTTTTATATACACAGATGAAACAGGAGCGAAGGAGCTTAAAAAGTTTGAACTCAAAACCCGCGAAACCAAAACAGTAATGGAGGATGTGACAGCTTACGAGATCGCGGCGGGGGGCGAGAAGTTTATCTATAGAGCTGAAAAAACATTCGGCATAGCAGAACTTGCTCCCGACCAGTCTAAAAACGCCGGAGCCCTTGATTTTAAGGGTATGGAGATGAGGATAGATCCCGCCGAGGAATGGAAACAGATATATACAGACGCCTGGCGGATAATGCGCGACTGGTTCTACGATCCCGATATGCACAAGGTTGACTGGAAGAAGATGCATGACAAGTATGAAGTTCTGCTTCCCCACGTTGCCGCGAGAGTGGACCTTGATTATATACTCGGCGAGCTTATTGGAGAACTTAACGCCGGTCACTGCTACGTTTATTCGGGAGATATGCCGGTGGTTGATCGAGTGCCGGTTGGTCTGCTGGGCTGCGAGTTTAAGCCGGACGGCGATCATTACAGGATTGACAAGATATACAAAGGAGCTAACTGGCTTGATTCTGAAAGATCGCCCCTTACAGAACCGGGACTTAACGTAAAGGAAGGATCTTATCTTATCGAAATTGACGGCAGAGAGGTTACCACGGCGGAGAGCCCCTATAAATATCTGGAGAACAAGGTCGGGGTTCAGGTAAAGCTTAAGATCAATAACAGACCTTCCGCGAAGGGTGCCCGCGAGATTACAGTAGTGCCTGTAGCAAGTGAATTGAAACTTCTATACAGGAAATGGGTTGCTGAAAACCGCGCGCTGGTAGATGAGCTCTCGGACGGCAGAATAGGTTATATGCACATTCCTAACACCCATTACGATGGATACAAATCATTTTACAAGAATTTTCAGCCCCTGATGAACAAAGAAGCCTTGATTATAGATGAACGGTATAACGGAGGCGGTCATTCACCCTATAATATGGTTGAGATCATGAAGAGGAAGGTTTACAGCTACTGGGCAAGGAGAAACACGTCTCTAACCCCTCTTCCCTTTCCAGTTAATGAAGGTCCAAAAGCGATGCTTATCAACGGTCTTTCTTCGTCCGGAGGGGACGCGTTTCCAGCGTATTTCAGAGAGGCCGGACTTGGTCCTCTGATTGGAGAGACTACATGGGGAGGGCTTATAGGATACGGATATTCGCCTCATTTTATCGATGGCGGAAGTTTCGCCGTGCCGGGCTTCGCCTTTGTAAACAACAGAGGGCAGTGGGACGTTGAAGGTGTCGGTTTGTCCCCGGATGAGGGGTTTGAGGTATTCGATGATCCGGCTCTAATCCAGGCCGGCCGGGAACCGATGATAGAAAGAGCTGTTGAGTATCTTCTCAAGAAGCTCGAGGAGAAGCCCCGCGGGGAAATAAAGAAGCCCGAGGGGCCCGACAGAAGCTGA
- a CDS encoding TrkH family potassium uptake protein, protein MKISISRILLQIIDYLIGYKNWGNSTLTINLTIFDVLALNKGYSLLKSIMLIKDTKRTAMLHSGKREKRVRRSLQRVHPAYLVIFSYLSAALIGMVLLSLPQASVSGRLPLVDALFTATSAICVTGLIVVDTGTRFSVFGKSVILILIQLGGLGVMTFSVFLFIFLGRSLGIRGRWAINETFSAAPISHVGDLLKSIFLFTFITEAAGALLLFVHWNGSMGWSSAVFAGLFHSVSAFCNAGFSLFTTSFMEDSGSPLLNIVVMVLIVIGGLGFPVIYEFINRFKERKSKERFILSLHSKMVLTATSALIISGALFIYLLERRSGLAELSTGGKILASFFQSITARTAGFNTLDIPSLGAATLFIILMMMFIGASPGSCGGGIKTTSFAVFFAIMKSKIKGMDSVSYWKRTLSDETVSRVLAIFILAVLTVGAGLLILLVTQGGPNESIKEYFLTYMFEAVSAFATVGLSMGVTSSLTISGKFVIIVLMLLGRVGLLTIAYVVIRRKKEIAYKYAEEKVMIG, encoded by the coding sequence TTGAAAATATCAATCAGCCGCATACTGTTACAAATCATCGACTACCTTATAGGTTATAAAAATTGGGGAAACTCCACTTTAACTATCAACTTGACTATTTTTGATGTACTTGCTTTAAATAAAGGGTATAGTCTTTTAAAGAGTATAATGCTGATAAAAGATACGAAAAGGACAGCGATGCTTCATAGTGGGAAAAGAGAGAAAAGAGTGAGGAGATCACTTCAGAGGGTGCACCCTGCTTATCTTGTTATTTTCAGCTATCTGTCGGCGGCTCTGATAGGAATGGTTCTTCTCTCACTCCCTCAGGCGTCTGTTTCCGGAAGACTGCCGTTAGTTGACGCTCTCTTTACGGCTACATCGGCTATTTGTGTTACAGGCCTTATCGTCGTTGATACGGGCACGCGATTTTCTGTTTTCGGAAAATCGGTCATACTAATTCTAATTCAGCTCGGCGGACTCGGCGTTATGACTTTTTCAGTTTTTCTGTTTATCTTTCTGGGACGCAGTCTGGGTATCAGGGGCAGATGGGCTATTAACGAGACCTTTTCCGCGGCGCCTATAAGTCATGTGGGAGACCTTCTGAAGTCTATTTTTCTCTTTACTTTTATCACCGAAGCCGCGGGCGCCCTTTTGCTGTTTGTTCACTGGAACGGCAGCATGGGATGGTCCTCGGCCGTTTTTGCCGGTTTATTCCATTCAGTTTCCGCGTTTTGTAACGCCGGTTTTTCACTCTTTACAACCAGTTTTATGGAAGATAGCGGCAGCCCCCTTTTGAATATTGTTGTGATGGTGCTGATCGTAATAGGGGGTTTGGGATTTCCGGTTATATATGAATTCATAAACAGATTCAAAGAAAGAAAATCGAAGGAGAGGTTTATATTATCTCTTCATTCAAAAATGGTATTGACGGCGACCTCTGCCCTGATCATCTCGGGAGCTTTATTTATCTATTTGCTGGAAAGAAGATCGGGATTAGCGGAGCTGTCTACCGGCGGCAAGATACTCGCGTCGTTCTTTCAATCAATAACAGCGAGGACGGCGGGATTTAACACTCTGGATATTCCCTCCCTGGGAGCGGCAACACTCTTTATAATACTTATGATGATGTTTATCGGAGCAAGCCCCGGCTCCTGCGGCGGCGGAATCAAGACGACATCATTCGCGGTTTTCTTTGCTATAATGAAAAGTAAGATCAAGGGGATGGATTCTGTCTCCTACTGGAAACGCACACTGTCCGATGAAACTGTTTCGAGAGTTCTCGCCATATTTATTCTCGCGGTTCTTACCGTGGGCGCCGGTTTATTGATACTCCTTGTGACTCAGGGCGGCCCGAATGAGAGTATAAAAGAATATTTTCTGACTTATATGTTTGAAGCGGTTTCAGCGTTTGCTACCGTCGGTCTTTCTATGGGAGTAACGTCTTCGCTTACAATATCCGGAAAGTTTGTTATTATTGTTTTAATGCTGCTCGGCCGTGTGGGTCTTTTGACAATCGCTTATGTGGTCATAAGAAGGAAGAAAGAAATAGCTTATAAATACGCGGAAGAAAAGGTAATGATTGGATAG
- a CDS encoding TrkA family potassium uptake protein, which produces MAEKFATIGLGKFGYSVTKALFDEGHDVIAIDVNEEKVQKARGCSSQAIVGDATQKDIIETFGLEEMDAVVVSMGGNPSAATLVTLYLNEMGVKRIIVKAADEDHGRILKRLGASDVVYPEQDIAVKVARNLSHPNMLEYFPMADDYMAAQIVPDEPFIGKSLATLELRTKFNINVIGIKRELPGKSFFVPSSEYIIKSSDTLLVVGSEEDIGKLREVNKGDE; this is translated from the coding sequence ATGGCGGAGAAGTTTGCTACTATAGGTCTCGGGAAATTCGGATACAGTGTCACAAAGGCTCTCTTTGATGAGGGACATGACGTTATAGCTATAGATGTTAATGAAGAGAAGGTACAAAAGGCGCGTGGATGTTCCTCGCAGGCCATAGTGGGTGATGCTACTCAGAAGGATATTATAGAGACTTTTGGTCTTGAAGAAATGGATGCCGTGGTTGTCAGTATGGGGGGTAATCCCAGCGCCGCCACCCTCGTAACTCTCTATCTAAATGAGATGGGGGTAAAGAGGATAATCGTGAAGGCGGCTGACGAAGATCACGGTAGGATTTTAAAGAGGCTGGGGGCAAGTGATGTGGTTTATCCAGAGCAGGATATCGCGGTAAAAGTGGCCAGGAACCTCTCTCATCCGAATATGCTCGAATATTTTCCAATGGCTGATGATTATATGGCGGCGCAAATTGTGCCGGATGAGCCCTTCATTGGCAAGAGTCTTGCGACACTTGAGCTGAGAACGAAGTTTAATATAAATGTTATCGGTATAAAAAGAGAATTACCCGGGAAAAGTTTTTTTGTCCCTTCAAGTGAATATATAATTAAATCCAGCGACACTCTGCTTGTAGTGGGATCAGAGGAGGATATCGGAAAATTAAGGGAGGTTAATAAAGGAGATGAATAG
- a CDS encoding sodium:solute symporter family protein, which yields MFEALSAADLIFIALYLALIFGIGIFLSRRASKSTEEFFVSGRSLPWWIIGTSMVATTLAADTPLVVSGLVARGGIYENWLWWQWGIGGMVTVFLFAKLWKRAGITTDAELIELRYDGKVAAGLRGYRAVWFGLLQNVLVIAWVMKAMAKIVVTVMGWDDGVLLFGVNAEIVVVLILFLIAVSYTVLSGLWGVVMTDFLQFVIAMGGSVYLAAVSYIRVGGLEGIKNGLVRGDFEPGRVLQIIPEVSGLTETGPFTEFLILILVVWWASYTIDGGGYLAQRLFAAKDERHSALGYLWFSIAHICLRPWPWIVVGLCGMAFFGAVDDPETYYPMMIKAMLPPGVFGILLASFFAAFMSTVDTQLNWGSSLLVNDFLKRFVWRGRSEKQYVAAARLIIAALAVLGALVSFTIDDISFAWKFIISVTAGIGSVYIARWYWWRVNAWSEIAAMVTAFSATVAFRLLSGMPQLAGRAFLEFPYSTALTVAVSLPVWIAVTLFTRPVSEKHLEKFWKRVRPGGPGWKRVRERFPETGSKGNAKRTAARIVLGIVAQNTALVGTGNLLLGETRFGIILISAAIAASVLLFFSIKKKRRTIKRPPLISINL from the coding sequence ATGTTCGAGGCACTTTCCGCGGCTGATCTAATTTTTATTGCCTTGTATCTGGCGCTTATATTCGGAATCGGCATATTTCTCTCCAGAAGGGCGTCTAAAAGCACTGAAGAATTCTTTGTTTCCGGGCGGTCTCTTCCCTGGTGGATAATCGGCACTTCTATGGTCGCGACAACACTCGCGGCGGACACACCTCTTGTTGTGTCGGGTCTTGTCGCGAGAGGCGGCATATATGAAAACTGGTTGTGGTGGCAGTGGGGGATAGGCGGAATGGTGACAGTTTTTCTCTTCGCGAAGTTGTGGAAGAGGGCAGGGATAACTACAGACGCGGAGTTAATTGAGCTGAGGTACGACGGAAAAGTCGCGGCGGGTCTCAGAGGATACAGAGCTGTATGGTTCGGCCTGCTTCAGAATGTGCTTGTTATAGCATGGGTAATGAAAGCGATGGCTAAGATAGTTGTAACAGTGATGGGTTGGGACGACGGGGTTCTGCTGTTTGGAGTTAATGCGGAAATTGTTGTTGTACTTATTCTTTTCTTGATAGCCGTTTCCTATACGGTGCTTTCGGGGTTGTGGGGAGTCGTTATGACGGATTTCCTGCAGTTTGTTATTGCCATGGGCGGGTCTGTGTATCTGGCGGCAGTTTCATATATAAGGGTTGGCGGCCTCGAGGGGATAAAGAACGGCCTTGTAAGGGGGGATTTCGAGCCCGGAAGGGTGCTTCAGATTATCCCGGAAGTTTCCGGATTGACAGAGACCGGTCCGTTTACGGAATTTTTGATTCTTATTCTTGTAGTATGGTGGGCTTCCTACACTATTGACGGGGGCGGTTATCTGGCTCAGAGACTCTTCGCCGCTAAGGATGAACGCCATTCGGCCCTCGGTTATCTCTGGTTCAGTATTGCTCATATTTGCCTGAGGCCCTGGCCGTGGATCGTTGTGGGCCTTTGCGGAATGGCTTTTTTCGGGGCGGTTGATGATCCCGAGACCTACTACCCGATGATGATTAAAGCCATGCTTCCCCCGGGTGTTTTCGGCATTCTGCTCGCTTCCTTTTTCGCCGCTTTTATGTCCACGGTTGACACTCAGCTGAACTGGGGATCTTCTCTTCTGGTAAACGACTTTCTGAAACGTTTTGTCTGGCGCGGAAGAAGCGAAAAACAATATGTTGCGGCGGCGAGATTGATAATAGCTGCTTTAGCGGTTTTGGGCGCGCTCGTCTCTTTCACGATAGATGACATTTCTTTTGCCTGGAAGTTTATAATATCCGTGACAGCGGGTATAGGATCGGTTTATATCGCGCGCTGGTACTGGTGGAGGGTAAATGCCTGGTCTGAAATCGCAGCCATGGTAACCGCGTTCTCAGCTACCGTGGCCTTCAGGCTGCTGTCCGGTATGCCGCAGCTGGCGGGAAGGGCCTTTCTGGAATTTCCCTATTCAACCGCTCTTACAGTGGCTGTTTCTCTTCCCGTGTGGATAGCGGTCACATTATTTACTCGCCCTGTGAGTGAGAAACACCTTGAAAAGTTCTGGAAAAGGGTAAGACCCGGAGGTCCGGGCTGGAAGAGAGTGCGGGAACGGTTCCCTGAGACAGGGAGTAAGGGGAACGCTAAACGCACCGCCGCAAGAATAGTTCTCGGAATAGTCGCCCAGAATACAGCGCTCGTGGGGACAGGCAATCTTCTGCTCGGGGAAACGAGGTTTGGGATTATTCTGATTTCCGCGGCGATTGCGGCATCTGTTCTTCTATTCTTCTCAATTAAGAAAAAGCGCCGAACAATAAAGCGCCCCCCGCTGATTTCTATAAATTTATAG
- a CDS encoding C1 family peptidase: MKTYGACLLITVMVLAILAPAAVFGDNDKDHVRYEKDYKDPVIKQMKEEMDSLTAIRDSITAEINKKFEDKKKKKEENEKEIRFDFDDVNKPDSPEAFKAPFHYPPVAQYYTGTCWCFCTTSFMESEIARLTGRKIKLSEMYTVYWEYVEKARGYINKRGNQPFAQGGESDGLFIIWDKYGIVPLDEYPGLTEGRDKHNHKMIRREMIDYLELVKETGAWDEETNIAHIRVILDKYLGTPPGEFLFEGEMITPLEFLNDVLEVETDDYIQVMSTLSEPFYLPGEFDVPDNWRPTKTYYNLPLDEFYKRIKKAAKNGYTVCIGGDVSEPGYDGFEDSAIIPDFDIPKEYISQDSREFRIYNGTTTDDHGIHLLGYLEKDGRDWFLIKDSGRSSRHGEFHGYYFFRGDYIKMKMLTYSVHKDVMKDLEDEFDEAEEKAQSAD, from the coding sequence ATGAAAACGTATGGAGCTTGTTTGCTCATAACGGTCATGGTTCTGGCTATTCTCGCTCCCGCCGCTGTTTTCGGCGATAACGACAAAGACCATGTGCGTTACGAAAAAGACTACAAGGATCCGGTTATAAAACAGATGAAAGAGGAAATGGACAGTTTAACCGCTATCAGAGACAGCATAACCGCTGAAATAAACAAGAAATTCGAGGATAAGAAAAAGAAGAAAGAAGAAAACGAGAAAGAGATAAGATTTGATTTCGACGATGTAAATAAACCGGATTCACCTGAGGCGTTCAAAGCGCCTTTTCATTATCCTCCTGTTGCTCAGTACTACACCGGCACCTGCTGGTGTTTCTGCACAACATCCTTTATGGAATCCGAGATTGCCAGATTAACCGGCCGGAAGATAAAGCTTTCCGAGATGTATACTGTGTACTGGGAGTACGTGGAAAAAGCCAGGGGATATATTAATAAGAGGGGCAACCAGCCATTCGCTCAGGGCGGCGAGTCTGACGGTCTCTTTATTATCTGGGATAAGTACGGAATTGTTCCTCTCGATGAATACCCGGGACTTACAGAAGGAAGAGATAAGCATAATCACAAGATGATACGAAGGGAGATGATCGACTACCTCGAGCTTGTAAAGGAAACCGGAGCGTGGGACGAAGAGACAAATATTGCTCATATCAGGGTGATTCTAGATAAATACTTGGGAACACCCCCCGGGGAGTTTTTGTTCGAAGGCGAAATGATTACTCCGTTGGAATTTCTAAACGATGTCTTAGAGGTTGAAACTGACGATTATATCCAAGTTATGTCAACTCTGTCAGAGCCCTTTTATCTTCCCGGCGAATTTGATGTTCCCGATAATTGGAGACCCACGAAGACATATTACAACCTCCCGCTCGATGAATTCTACAAGAGGATAAAGAAAGCCGCCAAGAATGGTTATACAGTTTGCATCGGGGGAGATGTCTCTGAGCCGGGATATGACGGATTTGAAGACTCCGCTATAATACCGGATTTTGATATACCGAAGGAATATATAAGCCAGGATTCACGTGAGTTCAGGATCTACAATGGGACTACAACGGATGACCACGGCATTCATCTTCTGGGCTATCTGGAAAAGGATGGAAGAGACTGGTTTTTAATAAAGGATTCTGGCAGGAGCTCAAGACACGGAGAGTTTCACGGATATTATTTCTTCAGAGGAGATTATATTAAAATGAAGATGCTTACCTACAGCGTTCACAAGGATGTCATGAAAGACCTCGAGGATGAGTTTGACGAGGCCGAAGAAAAGGCTCAAAGCGCGGATTGA